In uncultured Ilyobacter sp., a genomic segment contains:
- a CDS encoding DUF5348 domain-containing protein: MLDKKYIGFLKELKSLKSSAANLLKSDSGEEFEDRKCHEIIGYIKEEMENALSEMELLSKATLEGKLVLNSQGRFNLDTAQELYFTCGSPIEILIDGEWYRGRVESDGSDYYFYNYESENQPLEEGMKARIRVDRG, translated from the coding sequence ATGCTGGATAAAAAATATATTGGATTTTTGAAAGAGTTAAAAAGTCTGAAATCAAGTGCAGCAAACCTTTTAAAGAGTGATTCTGGTGAGGAATTTGAGGACAGAAAATGCCATGAAATTATAGGATATATAAAAGAAGAGATGGAAAATGCATTGTCCGAGATGGAACTCCTCAGCAAAGCAACCCTCGAGGGAAAACTGGTGCTAAACAGTCAGGGACGGTTCAATTTAGATACAGCCCAGGAGCTTTATTTTACCTGCGGAAGCCCCATAGAGATACTCATAGATGGGGAGTGGTATAGGGGCAGGGTAGAAAGTGACGGCAGTGATTATTATTTTTATAATTATGAAAGTGAAAACCAACCCTTAGAAGAAGGTATGAAAGCAAGGATAAGAGTTGATCGGGGATAG
- a CDS encoding GGDEF domain-containing protein, producing the protein MRTILLSHSISDTVITLVLYFVWKQNRGRFEGISDWVMCFALQSVGITMILMRNLIPDFLSIVVANVLLIAGSVKFYFGTALFIDRKINKNFYFGLLGIFTLIYLYFGLIEPKLTVRAVVFSLFVAFINIDAARILYKSDDKKMANNYRFTWALLLLISLLYLLMAGYYIIGATGVKFLKVGFVISLMTIISQMLLICITFSILVMINSRLVLGLEEESQKRDKILEDYKYLATVDGLTKLWNRKTIEGRLREEFDRSQRYRCKMSVILLDVDHFKKVNDNFGHPTGDLVLEKISEILKNTLRKTDFIGRWGGEEFIVVCIETEQRAVWKVAEKLRREIEHYNFGLESQVTISLGTATLDRGESVEDILKRADDNMYRAKKAGRNKTVPSLNSKEKFYEKLENDFEICDLKV; encoded by the coding sequence ATGAGAACTATACTGCTGAGCCACAGCATAAGTGATACTGTAATCACTCTTGTTTTGTATTTTGTATGGAAGCAGAATAGAGGAAGATTTGAGGGAATATCAGACTGGGTGATGTGTTTTGCACTTCAGTCTGTTGGCATAACAATGATACTTATGAGAAATTTGATTCCAGATTTTTTATCTATTGTAGTGGCCAATGTTTTATTAATAGCAGGGTCTGTGAAATTTTATTTTGGAACTGCACTTTTTATAGACAGGAAAATAAATAAAAATTTTTACTTTGGACTTCTGGGAATTTTTACTCTGATATACCTATACTTCGGATTAATTGAGCCAAAACTTACGGTTAGAGCAGTTGTATTTTCTCTTTTCGTAGCATTTATAAATATCGATGCTGCCAGAATACTGTATAAGAGTGATGATAAAAAGATGGCAAACAATTATAGGTTTACTTGGGCTTTGTTATTACTTATCTCTTTATTATACTTACTGATGGCAGGATATTATATAATCGGTGCTACTGGCGTGAAGTTTTTAAAAGTTGGTTTCGTAATATCTCTCATGACAATTATATCTCAGATGCTGCTGATCTGCATAACATTCTCTATTTTGGTGATGATAAACAGTAGGCTTGTTCTTGGCTTAGAGGAGGAATCACAAAAGAGGGATAAAATACTTGAGGATTATAAATATCTAGCTACTGTAGATGGACTGACTAAACTATGGAACAGGAAAACTATAGAGGGCAGGCTTAGAGAGGAGTTTGACAGGAGTCAGAGATATAGATGCAAAATGTCGGTAATCCTTCTAGACGTGGACCATTTTAAAAAGGTCAACGATAACTTTGGACATCCAACAGGAGACTTGGTACTTGAAAAAATCTCCGAGATACTAAAAAATACCCTTAGAAAAACGGACTTTATTGGTCGGTGGGGGGGAGAAGAGTTTATAGTAGTCTGTATAGAGACAGAGCAAAGAGCTGTGTGGAAAGTTGCAGAAAAGTTGAGGCGAGAAATTGAACATTATAACTTTGGGCTAGAGTCTCAGGTGACTATAAGCTTAGGGACAGCTACCCTAGACAGAGGTGAGAGTGTAGAGGATATATTGAAAAGGGCAGACGACAATATGTACAGGGCAAAAAAAGCAGGTAGAAACAAAACCGTCCCATCTTTAAACTCTAAAGAAAAGTTTTATGAGAAGCTGGAAAATGATTTTGAAATCTGCGATTTAAAAGTTTAA